The following proteins are encoded in a genomic region of Desulfosporosinus youngiae DSM 17734:
- a CDS encoding site-specific integrase gives MKPTNLARYMSRYMTEYLPGIRGFSNNTISSKRDSYMLLFSYLKDVRNLNPDHVEIPELNKDVILAYLDWLERERNSSVATRNIRLAAIKSFFAYVQMQTPDYIYQCQQIRSIPRKKEAEHPLEYLTIEGVKAVLDAVDTTSRSGFRDLVLLSLIYDSAARVQEIADLCVEDFRQEKPSTLRLTGKGSKTRIIPLMDKTAQFVRQYINICHADYKKEHRVPLFSNRNKKKLTRAGITYILDKYVAVARQNNPSIIPETVSPHGLRHSKSMHMLQAGVPLIYIRDYLGHSEISTTEIYARCNSEQKRKAIEAVCPDVIKLEVPMWQTDNSLMEWLQSL, from the coding sequence ATGAAACCTACAAACCTGGCAAGATATATGAGCAGATATATGACGGAGTATCTTCCTGGCATAAGAGGATTCAGCAATAATACCATCTCGTCCAAACGGGATTCCTACATGCTATTGTTCTCATACCTCAAAGATGTCAGAAATCTTAATCCGGATCACGTTGAAATCCCTGAACTCAATAAAGATGTGATTCTGGCCTATCTTGATTGGCTGGAAAGGGAACGGAATTCAAGTGTAGCGACCAGAAATATTAGGCTTGCTGCAATCAAATCATTCTTTGCATATGTACAGATGCAGACACCGGATTATATTTATCAGTGCCAGCAGATACGGTCCATTCCAAGGAAGAAGGAGGCGGAACACCCTTTGGAATACCTGACTATTGAAGGGGTGAAAGCAGTCCTTGATGCAGTCGATACAACGTCACGATCAGGGTTTAGGGATCTTGTGCTATTGAGCTTAATATATGACAGCGCTGCAAGAGTCCAAGAGATTGCAGACCTTTGTGTTGAAGATTTCCGTCAGGAAAAGCCTTCAACTTTGCGTCTGACCGGCAAAGGAAGTAAAACACGGATAATTCCTCTTATGGATAAAACGGCACAGTTTGTGAGGCAGTACATTAATATTTGTCATGCTGACTATAAAAAGGAGCATAGGGTACCGTTATTTTCAAACCGCAACAAGAAAAAACTCACGCGGGCAGGAATAACTTATATCCTCGATAAGTATGTAGCGGTTGCTCGTCAGAATAATCCTTCAATTATTCCGGAAACTGTATCACCGCATGGACTCAGACACAGTAAAAGCATGCATATGCTGCAGGCTGGAGTACCACTTATTTATATTAGAGATTATCTGGGACATTCAGAAATCTCAACAACTGAAATTTATGCACGTTGCAATAGTGAGCAGAAACGCAAAGCTATTGAAGCTGTGTGTCCAG
- a CDS encoding tyrosine-type recombinase/integrase, whose product MSREFKSTFSDLLQDFLDYKRSAGYKYTSEVPLLIQFDDLCCSMNISVPVITKELMDIWCQKKPYESHRSSYQQRISCIRQFSMYLMASGYESYIPVNLEYIRQRKSPYSAYIFTHAEMEEIFMQSNRIYPNRRSTMHLVMPVLIRLLYCTGLRVMEALNLKLEHIDLVNGILRIEKAKFNKDRLTPVSDSMLDILKQYCAVMHPLYRPEEYLFIGITRERYSHHNVYLRFREVLVQAGIKHAGRGYGPRIHDIRHTHCCHVLQKATQEGADLSNMLPALSTYMGHESLAATSQYMKMTAEVYPDILSAVTKVCAYAIPEVQP is encoded by the coding sequence ATGAGCAGAGAATTCAAAAGTACTTTTTCAGATCTGTTACAGGACTTTCTTGATTATAAAAGGAGCGCTGGCTACAAATATACATCGGAAGTACCGTTGTTAATACAGTTTGATGACCTCTGTTGTTCAATGAACATTTCTGTTCCAGTAATAACAAAAGAACTTATGGATATATGGTGTCAAAAGAAGCCTTATGAATCACACAGGAGCAGTTATCAGCAGCGGATCAGTTGCATCCGTCAGTTTTCCATGTATCTGATGGCTTCCGGCTATGAATCTTACATACCGGTCAACCTTGAATATATTCGCCAGCGAAAATCACCGTATTCTGCATATATTTTCACACATGCGGAAATGGAAGAAATCTTTATGCAAAGCAACAGGATTTATCCGAATCGGAGATCTACGATGCATCTGGTCATGCCAGTTCTGATCCGGCTTCTGTATTGTACCGGTCTTCGCGTGATGGAAGCGTTGAACCTGAAATTAGAGCACATTGATCTTGTCAATGGCATTCTTCGCATTGAAAAAGCAAAGTTCAATAAAGATCGGTTAACCCCCGTTTCAGATAGTATGCTGGATATTCTAAAACAGTATTGCGCTGTTATGCATCCTCTGTATCGACCTGAAGAATACCTATTCATCGGAATTACCCGGGAAAGATACTCGCATCATAATGTCTATCTCCGATTCCGTGAGGTACTTGTACAGGCAGGAATAAAGCATGCAGGAAGAGGCTATGGCCCAAGAATTCATGACATTCGCCATACTCATTGCTGTCATGTCCTTCAGAAGGCTACGCAAGAAGGAGCCGATCTTTCAAACATGCTGCCGGCATTATCCACATATATGGGCCATGAATCCTTAGCAGCGACAAGCCAGTATATGAAAATGACGGCGGAAGTTTATCCCGATATCCTTTCGGCAGTCACCAAGGTTTGTGCTTATGCCATTCCAGAGGTGCAGCCATGA
- a CDS encoding site-specific integrase: MKQPLTIDELINQAKQAMEGDGLKQDHITQVSYTWWRLKDYLSDNGIPFSRESALCFLENHYGIKSGNNFAHLRPIDKRRSRAVHILINCAEDGKITKEKSFWPCMFHEPFAVVFNQFLSERKSGSYALSTINRDIYTLNHLSKYLYESKIGHLADIDASSIMGFMKWLSASKNLPTVKSASSSLRLLLKYLYVNKYVEKDLSTCVQTVRVRKVIPSVYGTGEIETMLDSFNRFSALGIRNYAMVLIAVRLGMRASDICGLKFSAIHWDKSTIEFITRKTGKHTVLPLPADVGNAIIKYLKDCRPNVDDNHVFLQMQAPHHVLKPASLHTIVTKAFRDAGIVINSGRRHGPHALRASLATAMLEKKVPLSVISETLSHSITDTTKIYLKVDIYHLRPLALEVPGIEGIWMGGIRL, encoded by the coding sequence ATGAAACAGCCATTAACAATCGATGAATTAATTAATCAAGCAAAACAGGCTATGGAGGGAGATGGTCTCAAACAGGATCACATAACACAGGTATCCTATACCTGGTGGAGATTGAAAGATTATCTTTCAGATAACGGCATCCCTTTTAGCAGGGAATCGGCGCTATGTTTTCTGGAAAATCATTATGGCATTAAATCCGGCAATAACTTTGCCCATCTAAGGCCGATTGACAAACGCAGATCTCGCGCCGTTCATATCCTGATTAACTGTGCCGAAGATGGGAAGATAACAAAAGAAAAGTCATTCTGGCCTTGCATGTTCCATGAGCCTTTTGCAGTAGTCTTCAATCAGTTTTTATCAGAAAGGAAATCTGGAAGCTATGCATTATCAACAATCAACAGAGATATCTATACCTTGAACCATCTGTCAAAATATCTCTATGAATCAAAAATAGGACATCTTGCAGATATAGATGCCTCTAGTATCATGGGCTTCATGAAGTGGCTCTCTGCATCGAAAAATCTCCCCACGGTAAAGAGTGCTTCTTCTTCCCTAAGGCTTCTTCTGAAGTATCTCTATGTAAATAAATATGTTGAAAAAGACCTTTCCACTTGTGTACAGACCGTAAGGGTAAGGAAAGTCATTCCTTCCGTTTATGGTACGGGAGAAATCGAAACCATGCTGGATTCCTTTAACCGATTTAGTGCTCTGGGGATCAGGAATTATGCAATGGTTCTTATTGCAGTCAGGCTTGGAATGAGGGCTTCTGATATCTGCGGGCTAAAATTCAGTGCAATCCACTGGGATAAAAGCACAATCGAATTCATTACCAGGAAAACAGGAAAGCATACCGTACTCCCACTTCCAGCAGATGTCGGCAATGCCATCATCAAATATCTCAAGGATTGCCGTCCAAATGTTGATGATAATCATGTGTTCCTGCAGATGCAGGCACCCCACCATGTGCTAAAACCAGCCTCCCTTCACACCATCGTAACAAAAGCTTTTCGTGATGCCGGGATTGTCATTAATTCCGGAAGACGCCATGGCCCACATGCCTTACGCGCCAGCCTGGCTACTGCCATGCTTGAAAAAAAAGTACCGCTCTCAGTCATTTCGGAAACCTTGTCGCATTCCATCACGGATACAACAAAGATTTATTTAAAAGTGGATATCTATCATCTCCGTCCGCTTGCTTTGGAGGTTCCAGGTATTGAAGGCATATGGATGGGAGGTATCCGCTTATGA
- a CDS encoding tyrosine-type recombinase/integrase — protein MKKNEMHFYQLLRDFLTDYLITKRNFSDKTARAYRQSLNLLRNYLREEKNISFDRMEFSCFSRSVIYDFLMWLKNTQKNSAQTLNLRLSAIKSFLKYCSEEDMELMPVYLDVASIHAFKGVKQPGVEYLTQIQLKLLFSLPDITTRLGRRDRFFIIFAYETGARIQELLDLQLNSIIRSDTSVRVRIHGKGNKTRYVPLLGSTVKHLDAYLASFHKGSPLGASLFYTIHESQKTQMKAGTVDYFLKKYGKLAHKADTAFPEGLHAHMLRHSIAMAMHKKGIPISYIRDFLGHSSIETTSVYSYSDEETITKALESVDLEGTIGKTIAKQKNWKGKEQYLLEYCGFS, from the coding sequence ATGAAGAAGAATGAAATGCACTTTTACCAGTTGCTCCGTGACTTTCTGACCGATTATCTTATTACAAAGAGGAACTTCAGCGACAAGACAGCCAGAGCCTACCGTCAATCATTAAATCTTTTACGAAATTATCTGCGAGAGGAAAAAAACATCAGCTTTGATCGGATGGAGTTTTCCTGTTTTTCAAGGAGCGTCATTTACGATTTCCTGATGTGGCTTAAGAATACCCAAAAGAATTCTGCGCAGACACTTAACTTGAGGCTGTCAGCCATTAAATCCTTCCTGAAATATTGTAGTGAGGAAGACATGGAACTGATGCCGGTCTATCTTGATGTTGCCAGCATCCACGCATTCAAGGGCGTTAAGCAGCCGGGCGTTGAGTATCTAACACAGATACAGCTGAAACTTTTATTCTCATTGCCCGACATAACAACAAGGCTTGGCAGGCGTGACCGCTTTTTCATAATTTTTGCTTATGAAACGGGCGCGAGAATTCAGGAATTACTGGACTTACAGTTGAACAGTATTATCCGCAGCGATACCAGTGTACGGGTCAGAATCCATGGCAAGGGGAATAAAACAAGGTATGTCCCTCTTCTTGGATCAACAGTAAAGCATCTGGACGCCTATCTTGCAAGCTTCCATAAAGGAAGTCCCTTGGGCGCTTCACTGTTCTATACCATACATGAATCGCAGAAAACACAGATGAAAGCTGGAACAGTCGATTACTTTCTTAAAAAATATGGAAAACTCGCTCACAAAGCCGATACTGCTTTTCCTGAGGGACTGCATGCCCATATGCTCAGACACAGCATTGCAATGGCTATGCATAAAAAAGGGATTCCTATCTCTTACATAAGAGACTTCCTTGGCCACAGCAGTATTGAAACAACGAGTGTTTATTCCTATTCGGATGAAGAAACCATCACAAAGGCATTAGAGTCTGTTGATCTTGAAGGAACCATTGGTAAAACAATTGCAAAACAGAAAAACTGGAAGGGCAAAGAGCAGTATCTGCTTGAGTACTGCGGATTTAGCTGA
- a CDS encoding tyrosine-type recombinase/integrase, with translation MTDYTFKSLLGTCIKDFIIQKRALGYPYRSSAQILYHFDLLAAEKFPGESTITRAMGSAWIQSKSGEHSNGLLRRVTPVRQLGKYLKGLGYDAYVIPGHIPNRQIKYEAHIYTVAELKAFFKAIDQCPPSPFSPTRRYVIPVIFRMLYCCGLRSSEARLLKKEDVDLETGKISIRESKGWKARIVYMSEDLQEVCSEYDFIMESMFPDRQVFFPNKHGNCFNKSMLDCWFHEFWDKLPESHAITGNPARVHDARHGYAVHRLNQWVKEGQDINALYPYLSEYMGHSNYADTDYYLSLVEDFYPEMEQRLSSVNDDILPEVHHEEE, from the coding sequence ATGACTGATTATACATTTAAAAGTCTCCTCGGTACCTGCATTAAAGACTTTATCATCCAGAAACGCGCATTGGGTTATCCTTACCGGTCTTCAGCCCAAATACTGTATCACTTTGATTTACTTGCGGCTGAAAAGTTCCCGGGAGAGAGCACAATAACACGGGCAATGGGCTCTGCCTGGATCCAGTCAAAGTCTGGAGAGCATTCGAACGGTCTTTTAAGAAGGGTTACTCCGGTAAGGCAGCTTGGTAAATACCTGAAAGGGCTTGGATACGATGCTTATGTCATTCCCGGTCACATCCCGAATAGACAGATTAAATATGAGGCCCATATTTATACGGTTGCCGAATTGAAAGCCTTTTTCAAGGCCATTGATCAGTGCCCTCCTTCACCGTTCTCTCCGACCAGGAGATATGTCATACCGGTCATCTTCCGCATGCTGTACTGCTGCGGGCTGCGTTCCTCGGAAGCACGCCTGCTAAAAAAAGAGGATGTTGACCTTGAAACAGGAAAGATATCCATACGGGAATCCAAAGGCTGGAAGGCCAGGATCGTATACATGAGCGAAGATCTGCAGGAGGTATGCAGCGAGTATGATTTCATCATGGAATCCATGTTCCCAGACAGACAAGTGTTTTTCCCCAACAAGCATGGAAACTGCTTTAATAAATCAATGCTTGACTGCTGGTTCCATGAGTTCTGGGACAAACTGCCTGAATCTCATGCAATTACAGGAAATCCGGCAAGAGTTCATGATGCTCGGCATGGGTATGCGGTTCACCGATTGAATCAGTGGGTAAAGGAAGGTCAGGACATAAACGCCCTTTATCCTTACTTGAGCGAATATATGGGGCATTCCAATTATGCTGATACGGATTATTACCTTTCCCTTGTGGAAGATTTTTACCCTGAAATGGAACAACGGCTTTCTTCCGTGAATGATGACATCCTGCCGGAGGTGCATCATGAAGAAGAATGA
- a CDS encoding tyrosine-type recombinase/integrase, with product MTKLETTINTLLQQLKSELANETWESRRRYFNQMLKCAKSLGITEPCEELYDAFIREDNGSPERRALHVRCVKLVDTLACTQARDEHGIPFNEPPMPNDAEVHGFFQSREFPITADVHIDYLLVKAEIEMRYLKLTDSTMGQYKHSWMDIRCYFYDAGVSGYDETLMKCFIQEINNLRNKGSMKEWKWKINRKAAHVLMEVANTGRFLWGMINRDADFSSLEVESIRSQYLGSLEQRNLSRSTIDLHDYVFRKTVEFTGIETPKDLLSLSPEKIHLVITKFAGICNRRSMATILPILRSLLKFFHTVGLIRKDLSGIVMGGFVQRGSVAAYISEKDQTKLVAQLAKESKRTKAVILLAMHLGLRDCDICNLTFQAIDWRNDKIRLIQKKTGEPLVLPLLQDVGNALMDYILNERPKRADHYPYIFLRKQAPYNKLTSVYSTCSRLLGCLGIKPVNGTARGVHLFRYSMVHKLLVAKVPHQVITDALGHTSKESDKPYLSMEESMLRMCALDLSVIGRVSWRGGASDD from the coding sequence ATGACAAAGCTTGAAACTACTATCAATACCCTTTTGCAGCAGTTGAAATCTGAACTTGCCAATGAAACCTGGGAGTCCAGACGCCGCTACTTCAACCAGATGCTAAAGTGTGCTAAATCACTTGGCATTACGGAACCATGCGAAGAGTTATATGATGCATTCATTAGAGAGGACAATGGTTCACCGGAACGCCGCGCACTGCATGTTCGCTGCGTAAAATTGGTTGACACATTAGCCTGTACACAAGCCAGAGATGAACACGGCATACCGTTCAACGAACCACCCATGCCGAATGATGCAGAAGTCCATGGGTTTTTTCAGAGCAGGGAGTTCCCAATAACAGCAGACGTGCATATTGATTACCTCCTTGTCAAGGCTGAGATTGAAATGAGATACCTTAAGCTCACGGATTCTACTATGGGGCAATACAAGCATTCCTGGATGGACATACGATGCTATTTTTATGATGCCGGTGTCTCTGGATATGATGAAACATTGATGAAATGCTTCATCCAAGAAATAAATAACCTACGTAATAAAGGCTCCATGAAGGAATGGAAGTGGAAAATTAACCGTAAGGCGGCACATGTCCTGATGGAAGTCGCAAATACAGGGCGCTTTCTTTGGGGAATGATCAACCGAGATGCCGACTTTAGCAGCTTAGAGGTAGAATCCATTCGTTCACAGTACCTTGGGTCGCTGGAGCAGCGCAACCTCAGCCGATCCACAATCGACCTGCACGATTATGTATTCCGAAAAACCGTGGAGTTCACCGGGATAGAAACACCGAAAGATTTACTGTCTCTTTCACCCGAAAAGATCCATCTTGTCATTACAAAGTTTGCAGGCATCTGCAATAGACGGAGCATGGCAACCATACTTCCAATCCTGCGTTCACTGCTTAAGTTCTTTCATACAGTCGGCCTGATCAGGAAAGATTTGTCCGGCATTGTAATGGGAGGCTTTGTACAGCGGGGCTCGGTTGCCGCATATATTTCTGAAAAAGATCAGACAAAACTGGTTGCACAGCTGGCTAAAGAGTCTAAACGCACAAAAGCAGTAATCCTTCTTGCCATGCATCTGGGATTGCGTGATTGCGATATCTGCAATCTCACTTTTCAGGCGATTGACTGGCGCAATGATAAAATCAGGCTGATCCAGAAAAAGACTGGCGAACCTCTCGTACTGCCATTGCTCCAAGATGTTGGCAACGCACTGATGGATTACATTCTGAATGAGAGACCGAAACGAGCCGACCATTACCCATATATATTCTTACGGAAACAGGCGCCTTACAATAAACTGACTTCTGTTTACTCAACCTGTTCCAGACTGCTTGGCTGCCTGGGGATAAAGCCGGTAAACGGTACTGCTAGGGGCGTGCACCTTTTCCGGTATTCCATGGTACATAAACTTCTGGTTGCTAAAGTACCTCACCAGGTCATTACCGATGCGCTTGGACACACCTCAAAGGAATCCGACAAACCTTATTTGTCCATGGAGGAATCCATGCTTCGGATGTGCGCGCTGGATCTGTCCGTCATAGGCAGGGTTTCATGGCGGGGAGGTGCTTCTGATGACTGA
- the istA gene encoding IS21 family transposase has translation MTNYREILRLISQGISQRSIAVSCECSRNTVARVLKRSQELSVSWPLNPDRTNGELHKLFFPESSLPLTRKRPDNEYIHKEMAKSGVTLSLLWNEYCESSRLSNEIPLMYSQFCYHYQQYVAKTKATMHIGRKPGEQMEVDWAGQTASIIDTDTGESIDAYVFVTVLSYSQYAYVEAFLNQNQESWITAHINAYKYFGGATRILVPDNLKTGVERTSWYTPVINKSYHEMAEYYGTAVIPARVRKPKDYLQNHVIFKISRTAKFTASQ, from the coding sequence ATGACCAATTATCGCGAGATTCTTCGGCTTATTAGCCAAGGAATCAGTCAACGCAGCATCGCAGTGAGCTGCGAATGTTCACGCAACACTGTCGCCAGGGTCTTGAAACGGTCTCAGGAACTTAGTGTTTCGTGGCCATTGAACCCAGATAGGACGAACGGTGAGTTGCACAAGCTTTTCTTTCCCGAATCTTCATTACCATTAACCCGAAAACGCCCAGATAACGAGTACATTCATAAAGAAATGGCGAAGAGCGGCGTAACCCTCAGCCTGCTTTGGAATGAATACTGTGAATCTTCCAGACTCAGCAATGAAATTCCACTTATGTATTCTCAGTTTTGCTATCATTACCAACAATATGTGGCCAAAACCAAGGCAACTATGCACATCGGACGAAAGCCTGGCGAGCAAATGGAAGTCGACTGGGCAGGCCAAACAGCAAGCATTATCGATACGGATACAGGCGAGAGCATTGATGCTTATGTTTTTGTAACCGTCCTCTCGTACAGTCAATATGCCTATGTGGAAGCATTTCTGAACCAAAACCAGGAGTCCTGGATTACAGCCCATATCAATGCATATAAGTACTTTGGGGGTGCTACTCGAATCCTCGTTCCGGATAATCTGAAAACTGGTGTAGAACGAACGTCCTGGTATACTCCAGTTATCAACAAGTCCTATCACGAAATGGCAGAGTACTACGGAACCGCTGTTATTCCGGCACGGGTGAGAAAACCCAAAGATTATCTTCAAAACCATGTTATCTTCAAAATCAGCAGAACTGCTAAATTTACAGCCAGCCAATAG
- a CDS encoding helix-turn-helix transcriptional regulator — MAKNDNMLAILWMLNSGVKMTAKQISEKLEINIRTVYRYIDALCASGVPIISDPGHNGGYSLLNNFIRAPLLFDMEEKKALLQAAVFAKEAGCPSSEALGNATSKLKMYSNQEQESILNHHLAGFEVINGMVNPSVQPILAELEQAVEKEFSVEIDYRTSREEQPKNRMIDPYGMVYWNNKWYTVAFCHLRNEIRSFRVDRILLIKCTQIIFKRPADFSAGEFFMKNLLPDLVGKEGLISLIIEGRSEALDELCMHWFLGHHLKERTSNQAIFLFEEKSIHSYVPYFLLSYGKSIQIIEPQSLKERLVAIASELMEYYQL, encoded by the coding sequence ATGGCTAAAAACGATAACATGCTGGCAATTCTGTGGATGCTGAATTCAGGCGTAAAAATGACTGCAAAACAGATTTCTGAAAAGCTAGAAATAAATATAAGGACAGTTTATCGGTATATTGATGCACTATGTGCCAGTGGCGTACCTATAATATCTGACCCAGGTCATAATGGCGGGTATAGCCTGCTGAATAATTTTATCAGGGCACCTCTGCTATTTGATATGGAAGAAAAAAAGGCACTCCTTCAAGCTGCTGTTTTTGCAAAAGAAGCTGGATGCCCTTCGAGTGAGGCATTAGGCAATGCAACATCAAAGTTGAAAATGTATTCGAATCAGGAACAGGAAAGTATACTTAACCATCATTTAGCCGGATTTGAAGTTATAAACGGCATGGTAAATCCTTCCGTTCAGCCGATATTGGCGGAATTGGAGCAGGCTGTAGAAAAGGAATTCTCTGTAGAAATTGATTATCGCACAAGCCGTGAAGAGCAACCAAAGAATAGGATGATAGACCCCTATGGAATGGTTTACTGGAACAACAAATGGTATACTGTTGCATTTTGCCACTTAAGGAATGAAATACGAAGCTTTCGGGTAGATCGGATTTTACTAATCAAGTGTACTCAAATAATATTTAAGCGTCCAGCTGATTTTTCGGCCGGTGAATTTTTTATGAAAAACCTGTTACCTGATTTGGTGGGTAAGGAGGGGTTAATTTCTTTAATTATCGAAGGCAGGTCAGAGGCGTTGGATGAACTATGCATGCATTGGTTTTTAGGGCATCATCTGAAAGAGCGAACATCTAATCAAGCCATCTTTTTATTTGAGGAAAAATCAATTCATAGTTATGTCCCTTATTTTCTCCTATCCTATGGTAAATCCATTCAAATAATCGAACCACAAAGTTTGAAAGAAAGACTTGTTGCTATTGCATCGGAGTTAATGGAATACTATCAACTTTAA
- a CDS encoding type 1 glutamine amidotransferase family protein — protein sequence MNNTVYLYVFDTMSDWEIGYLTAELNSGRYYKKGLDPSKIVTVGIEKTIVTTMGGLKILPDIKLDECSIESTDALILPGGDTWTETIHQPILKIVERCLKEGILVAAICGATMGLAQNGLLNLRWHTSNDLEYLKMICPTYTGEKYYKMESAVTDEKLITASGIAPLEFSVHVLKALGVFSSKTLDAWYSLNKTHESKYFYELINSIQ from the coding sequence ATGAATAATACAGTATATCTTTATGTGTTTGACACAATGTCAGACTGGGAAATAGGTTACTTAACTGCCGAGCTGAACTCGGGAAGATATTATAAAAAGGGACTTGACCCATCAAAAATAGTGACTGTTGGAATTGAAAAGACGATTGTAACAACAATGGGCGGATTGAAAATACTGCCAGATATCAAACTGGATGAGTGCAGTATTGAAAGCACAGATGCATTGATTTTACCTGGTGGAGATACATGGACAGAAACAATTCACCAACCCATTTTAAAAATCGTTGAGAGGTGTTTAAAGGAAGGTATATTGGTCGCAGCCATTTGTGGTGCTACAATGGGGCTCGCCCAGAATGGATTGCTGAATTTACGTTGGCATACAAGCAATGATCTGGAATACCTTAAAATGATCTGTCCCACTTACACGGGCGAAAAGTATTACAAAATGGAGTCTGCTGTAACTGATGAAAAACTGATTACTGCATCTGGAATAGCTCCGTTAGAATTTTCTGTACACGTCTTGAAAGCGCTGGGTGTGTTTTCTTCAAAAACATTAGATGCCTGGTATAGTCTTAATAAGACTCATGAATCCAAATATTTCTATGAGTTGATAAATTCAATTCAATGA
- a CDS encoding VOC family protein — MTKSIKYMGVSGKYTKNGTPNGFTSITPFITVKNPSEAIEFYKTVFNARVKDITEYPDGNGNKIIVHAELDFGNGFLQLGAANPAYKLVLPPNEDNACYSLGIYVINADQVFENAVARGAKVREPVASFVSGDRFGSILDPFGVRWSIMTRIEDLSEEESSRRVAEWAKSFSGE, encoded by the coding sequence ATGACTAAAAGCATAAAATATATGGGAGTGTCAGGTAAATATACAAAGAATGGAACACCCAACGGCTTTACATCTATTACCCCATTTATAACAGTGAAGAATCCTTCTGAAGCAATAGAGTTCTATAAAACTGTTTTCAATGCAAGGGTTAAGGATATTACTGAATACCCGGATGGAAATGGTAATAAAATAATTGTTCATGCAGAATTAGATTTTGGAAATGGTTTTTTGCAACTGGGAGCAGCGAATCCGGCATATAAATTAGTCTTGCCGCCAAATGAGGACAATGCGTGTTATTCTTTAGGAATTTACGTAATTAATGCTGATCAGGTATTTGAAAATGCGGTAGCAAGAGGAGCAAAAGTAAGGGAACCGGTTGCAAGCTTTGTTTCAGGTGATCGATTCGGAAGTATATTGGACCCTTTTGGAGTAAGATGGTCTATTATGACTAGGATTGAGGATTTGTCAGAAGAAGAAAGTAGTCGTAGGGTTGCTGAATGGGCCAAAAGCTTTAGTGGAGAATAA
- a CDS encoding DUF1992 domain-containing protein, protein MVERGEFTNLPGEGKPLKLEPFNPYVSKEQVIMNKVLNSSGLIPIEILILKAIDEIKEKLKDSKLKSEQNALKVKLNELEITFDIQMEARRNFFDNS, encoded by the coding sequence GTGGTCGAAAGAGGAGAGTTCACAAATTTACCTGGAGAGGGAAAACCCTTAAAGCTGGAGCCCTTTAACCCGTATGTATCTAAAGAACAGGTAATAATGAATAAGGTACTCAATAGCTCCGGGTTAATACCAATTGAGATATTAATTCTAAAAGCAATAGATGAAATAAAAGAAAAGCTTAAGGATTCAAAGCTAAAGAGTGAGCAAAATGCCCTGAAAGTAAAACTAAACGAATTAGAAATTACATTCGATATACAGATGGAGGCACGTCGAAATTTCTTTGATAATAGTTGA